The candidate division KSB1 bacterium nucleotide sequence CAATGCGCCCTGCTTCGCCTGATCGATTTGGCCAAAAGCTAAGGTGCACCATGCGGCAAGTGCAACAACTCCGATAGTCATGTTCCTCATCGTTCCTTCCTCGCAGCAAGATGAGCGGGTTTTTCACTTCGGCGTAGTGCTGAACAAGAGTTCGCCTTCAGGATCTGGGATGCGCAGGTAGAAACCCCAGAAACCGAGCACGTCCACCACTTTCACCAGCAGTTTGTTCCACCCGGCCTGGAGTTGCACCGCCACCTGATCCTGGTCAGGTGATGGGGGGCGCAGCGCTGGATTATGAACCACCAGCACATCGTTCACCCAGAGGCGCACACCGTCGTCACTGCCGATCAACACGGGGACAGTCCGCGGCTTAGGGGAGTAGACGTAAGTCAAGGCGTAAGCAGCGGTGTAGTCGTTGGGCGTCAGCAGCGCGTCCATGTTCACAAAGCCGGTGGAGTCGGCCCGTACGTTCTGCCAGGAGATGGGCTTGCCGCCCTTGCCGGTGTAGGTTGCGGAGAGGTCGATCTCCCGCTCTGGCGGCCAAGCGGTGAGCAGGCCATAGGCCCCATCCTCCTCTGCGCCGGCGTCGAAGGGCCCGATGAGCAGCCACTCCTCCACGAACTGCCTGCGTGGCCGCAGCAGGATGCAATCCAAGCCGATGTCCTGGCCGCTCGCCGTAGTCGCCCGCCCCACGCTGGCCAGCACAAGAAAGTGCTCGCCCTGGGGCAGCTTCACGTCCCGGAGTTCCACCGCACCGGCGTGCGTCGTTTCGGGGGCGTACCCGTCAAACACAACCTCCTGAGGGTGCCCGGCCAGGGCTATGCGCACCTGGCCGTACGCCGGGCCCTTGGTCATGAAGCAGCAGACGTCATAGCGGTCCGACATGGCAACCGGAAAAGTCACTGCGACCTGGTCACCAGTCGCCAGGCCCGTGCATGCCAGCTGTTTGCCGTTGCTCCACTCGGCGCCGTGGGTGGTCATCTCCTCTGCGCGGAGCACAACCTTTTCCCGATCACCAACCAGGACCTGCGCTGCCAGATCCTCTGCCTCGACGACCCCCGGCGGCACAATCACCCTAAGAGGGATGCGCGCCTTGGGCGGCGGCAGCGGCGTTAAGGGCTTATGCGGTTCCCTCTGATACCAGAAGGCGACGCTACTGTAGTCGCTGGGCACCTCATTGCCGTGACCGTGTTCAATGGTCGCCAGGAGGCTACGGCGAAACGGGATGGCATCGCCAACATGAAAGCGATATGCCACCACCTTGGCCTGCTCCTCATCTTTGATGATACAGCCATGCAGCGCGCCAGGGTACGTACCGCGATTGAAATACCAGCCACTGGTAAAATAGTCCTCTGTGCCGGTGCCATAGATCGAAGGCGTGGTTTCTCCGTCTACGTAGATCATTTCGTCCCCCTCAAGGAACGTGATGTCCCCGCTGCGCCCTTGCATGTTGAGGATGCACCCCACAAAGTGGCCGTACCCCTCTGCGTCGAGGATGGTGTAGTTCTTGCCAGCTGCTGTTTGCGCCTCGCGCCGCCAGTAGGCGTGGAACCGGCCGACGTTCTTCTCCAGCTTGTCCACCTCCTGGTAGTCGATGTGATAGTAGAAGGAATCAATGTCATAGTCCGTCTCATTTGTTACCTCGATGCGCGCCCGGCGGGCAAAGGGCATGGGAAAGTAGCAGTAGTAGCCGCCACTGGACATGCCCAGCAAGAGCGAGGTGTAGTGGGTGTAGGCGAAGCCTGTCCCGAAAAAATCGCCGACAGGGCAGAGCACGCTGGGGGAGCTTTCGTCGTCCCAGTACATGCGCAGCACGATGCGCCGCAGGAAGTATGGGTCGCGCGAAGCGATGGTCAGCCAAATGCGCGTGATTACGCCGGCGCCCTTGATATCCGCCAGCACGGCGGTCTGCCCGCGGGGGATGACCAGGCGATCGGCATTGCCACCGGTGGTGTCGAAACTGGAGATTTGCCGCAGCCGGCTCTGCTTGAAGTAGGGGAGCCTTCCCAGCGAAAAGTCCTCCACCCGTGCCTGGGCCAGCACCCAGTGCGGAAGAACCACCAGCGCGAGAAGGCCTGTCGCCCACAACAGATGCTTTTTCATTGCCGCCACCTCCTTTGAACCATTGCAAGAAGGGCTACCACAGCGCGCCTCGGTACTCCTCGAAGCCCCGGTGCAGACCAAGACGCCGGGCCAATGCGATTACCCCGGCAACCTCCTTGGGGCTCACGGCGCGCGCAATTTCCGGGAACTGGTGCGCCCGATAGCACGGGCGATATTGCGCCATGATGTTCACGTAGGAATCCGCGGAGAGCTCCTCGACGATGAAACGCAGCACCGCCTCGGAGCCGGCAACCCCGTTGGGTATCACCAGATGGCGGATGAGCAATCCGCGATAGGCGATGCCCAGCGCGTCCACCTTCAGCTCCCCCACCTGGCGATGCATCTCCCGCAGCGCCTGCTTGTTCACGGCAAAGTAATCAGGCGCGTCGCAGTAGCGTGCTGCCCACGATTGGTCACCGAACTTGGCGTCGGGCATGTAGATGTCAAAGATGCCCTCCAGGAGCCGGATAGTCTCCACGGCCTCGTACCCGCCGCAGTTGTAGACCAGCGGCACATTGAGTCCACCTTGGATTGCCAATGGCAGCGCCTCGACAATCTGCGGCACGAAATGAGTCGGGGTCACAAAGTTGATGTTGTGGCACCCTGCGCGCTGCAGGGCAAGCATCATCTCGGCCAGCGCCTGGGGCGAGACCTCGCGCCCTTCGCCGCCGTGGCTTATCTCCCAATTCTGGCAGAACACACAGCGCAGGTTGCAATGGGCCAGAAAGATGGTGCCGGAACCGTGCATGCCGACCAGCGGCACTTCTTCGCCGCAATGCGGGAAGGCACTGGAGACTACCGCCGCTTTCCCCGCTTTGCAGTAGCCGACCTCCCCTGCCAGGCGATCAACCCCACACCGCCGGGCACACAGGGCGCATGAGCGCAAGACGGCCCGCAGGGCGACGATGCGCTCCTCCAGCTTGCCGCGCTCATAAAGCGCCAAGTACGAAGGTCTGTACTCCATCCTGCGCCTCGTTGCGCAACAAGTCAACCGGCAGGAAATCCCTCTCGGCGAGCCGCAAGAGGTGGCTCTCACAACCCGAGCTGCAGTCAGAAGCACCGAAACCAGGCAGCACTGGCAGGCACCCCCTTTCCTGTAGGTATTTTCGCAGCATGCATTCGCTCTGGTCTGCGGACAGCACTACGCCTAAGACAGTCGCCGCCCTGGCGCTAGTCAGATAATCGATGTGCCAGCGCCGGACCTTCTGACGGCGCACGTGCCGCGCCACCCTTCGCGCCATCCCACGTCTGGCACTGCCCACGTAGAGATAATGACCTGGTTCAAGCCGGCATCGCCCCAACTTGCCGACGAGACCGGCGAAGGGGCGCCTCAGCCGCACCACTAAGACATAGCTCACCGCCGTCCGCAGCGCTGCAGAGCGCAGGGCGCCTGTTGCGATCGCCTGAGCGGTGAGCCAGACCAGGCGCAATGCACCCCGCTCTGCAGCCGCACCGGCAACTCCGGGGCGCCAGGTGTGTTTAGTTGGGCACTCCGCCCGGAACATTCGAGAGCCCCTGTCCACGAACCTCCATGCTTGGCCAAAGCCCCCGAGCGGGCGTGCTGGCCCGGCGCGAGGCAATTAGCTCCGGCCTCTCAGAGGTAGAGAAGGTGCCAGCCAGCGCGAGGATGTATGCGCACCGTCGGCGCCGGCATGTGCACGATGTTGAGCGTCTCAGCAACCGTGCGCAACACGGAGCTCCGGAAGTGGACCTTTCTGAGGTCAAGATCCAAGGCCAGGTACACTTCCTTGCGGCCGCCGATCTTGTCTGTCGTCCCGTAGCCCACCGCGACGTCCACCACGTCCGGCCAGTATCGGCGGACCACCTGGGGCAGCAACAGGTGGGCGTCCAGACATAGCCAGAAGGTCATTCCGGCATAGTCCTCGACCATGTACCTGCCGTAGCACGGGTCGCCAGACGGATGATAGCTCCATTTGATATTCACCCTCTGCAGGCGCGGATGGCGACGCTGCAGAATGGGAAAGGCTGCCCCTGCTTCGTTCGCCAACAGATCCCCAAGGCTGAAACCCCATTCGGCGAAGAAGCCGTCATAAAGCTCAATTTCCAGCATGAGGAGCGAGGCGAGAGCGAACCCTGCCCAGTCGGCTTGGTTCTCGGACAACCCCACCCACCTGGCCGTGGCAGCACCGTACCGTGAGAGCAGGCTGGCGCTGTAGAGGTGGCCGCACTTATCCACATGGTGCCAGAGGCTGTCGTCGAAGCCGAGGTCATAGGACCCGCTGGTGCGCCGCCAACCCCGGTAGAGGTGAAAACGCGTGCGCGGGTGGTCCCACCACACCTTGTGGAAATGGGCGTAGGCGGCAGTGTTGGCGGCCACCAGTCCAGCCGCGGCGAGCACAAGCCTTTGCAGCCTGAGGTCGGGCAGGCGTGGCTCACCGCCGCCCATGGAGGGCAAAAGCCCCGCGCTGCTGTCGCTGCGAACGACGGACCGCTTCTCTGCCGAGAACCCCAGGGAAGCGGGGACGAGCGCCGCCTTGTGGCTCGTGGACACCTGCGGCTCGCCTCGTTGCCTGGCCGTGGGCGCTTGCGCCAGCGCCTCTCCCTTCGCCAGCAGGGCAAACCCGAGGAGCAGCAGAAGCGCGAGACTGCGGAGCACGCAGGCCAACCGCCAGGCGCCTTGCCATTCGCCTACGGGCGTCGCGCAGTTGCTGCCTTCCCCTCCAGCCACCGGCCTGGGCACCTCGGGAGCGCGCCATGCATCAGTGGCGCGGCGCGGGCAAACTCTGCGGCGCCTTGAGGGCCAGAGCAGGACGGCAGAAGAATCCCGCTTGCTCACTCTCTACTCCTTGAAAAAAACGTCGGCTGCGGGGCGGCACAGCCGACGTTGTCCCACCTTGCCTCTTCCCCGATCTCCTCGGGCAAAGAGGGTTTTCGGCTACTTCCTTCGCGCTCGCGGCGTCCGCGCCTTGGGTGCTGCCTTCTTGACGGCAGGTCGGCGCGCTGCGCGACGGCGAGCCGCGGGCGCCGGAGCAGGCTCCTCTTTCTTCTCCTCAGCGGCAGGCGCCGCTGCTGGAGCCTCCTCCTTCTTTGCCTCCTCTTTTTTCACCTCTTCCGGCTCTTCCTCCTCCTTGTCCTTGCGCTCCAGGAGGTTCTCCTGATCCTTGATCTTCTTGATGATGACGTACAGGAGGGTGTTGCCGATCTGCAGCACGGCCATCCCATAGGAGACCACCCACCAGGCCAGCGCGAGCATGGTCAGCGCGAACAGATAAGCCGAAATGGTGAGCGTCGCGGAGAGCCCCTTGATCGGGTAGAACTCGCGCGCGAAATAGACGTACGGCGACAGCTTCCAATAAACCGCCCGCGCCCAGTCCTGCGAGACGAACAGCCACTTCTGCAGCAGATACTGGCCATGGCTCGCCAAGTTGATGAACTTGTCCCCAAATGACCAGGACACCGAGAAGATGGCGCACATGAGCAGGAAGGCCTGCTTCACGGCAAAGGCGAACAGGCCCATGCAGACAAGGGTGGTGACGCCGATGAGCGCTTCGTACACCACGAAGCGCCATGGCTGGCTCCACACCACCGAGAAGCTCTGGAAGACAGCCTCGAAGGCATCCTCATCGGTGGTAGCGATGATCGCCGGCACGATGATGATCGACACTGCCAGCACCACCAGCAGGAAGAAGAGCAGCAGGGCGGAGAACATCCAGATGAAGGTGAAGAGCGAGGCACCGAGCTCACCAACGTAGGGGATGACTCGAGCGAGAAGGCCGATGACCAAGCCGCCCACCACAAAGCAGCCAGCCATCACCGCAATGGCCACCGGCGTCGACAGCACCGAGCTGGCTTTGCGCAGGGCGAAGGCAAAGGCCTCTCTCCAGGTGTAAAAATTGTTGCCCTTGAGCAGCATGTAAGAGGCCCGCGCAATGGCAGTGCTGGTGAGCAGGTAGGCGGCCAACAGGATGGCCACGCCGACGGCAAAGATGATCCACGCATACCAGTGAGCTCCGCCTGCGCCGAACAGGCACGGCAGCAGTCCGCTCTCGTTCCACGCCTCGCCCAGTCCCTTGCCGTTGGCCAGCAGGCTCAGGTATGTGAAGATGAGGTAACCTATGTAGCCGATGCCATAGCCAACGAAGGCGATCCACATGCGCTGCATGCTGAAGCCAAGCCGCGCCGAACGAAACAGGTCCCGAAAGTCGAATCGTAGCTGCACCATCGCTACCCTCCTTATCCCGTTTGTTCGCTACCGAACAGCCTTAGACCAGCGGAAACCTTAGAAGTTTAACAAAAAAAGCGTTCTTTGTCAAGGGAAAACCTGCCGAGTCAGGCACCTGGAGCGCTCGACCCCTTGGTGATGCGCACGCGCTTGATGCGCCGTTTGACCACCCGCTCGATCACAAACACGGTGTTGCCCTCTCGCACCTCCTCTTTCTGCTGGGGCAGGTGTCCCATGCGCTGCAACAGGAAGCCGCCCAACGTGTCGTACCCCTCCTCGGTGGGCAGCTGCAGACCCAGGGCTTCATTGAGCTCCTCGATGTTGATCTTGGCGTCCACGAGCCAGGTACGGTCGTTGATGCGCCGCACCAGCGAGGGCTCCTCGTCATACTCGTCCTGGATCTCGCCGACAATCTCCTCGATTACGTCTTCCAGCGTGACCAGACCGACCGTGCCGCCGTACTCATCGACAACGATGGCCATGTGCGTGCGCTGCGCTTGGAACTCTTTCAGCATATCGTTAATAGGTTTGCTCTCCGGCACAAAGATCGCCGGCCGCGCAAGGCTCTCCAGCGACGGCCTGGCCTCGGGCTGGTTGAGATAAGGCAGCAGGTCTTTGGCATGGATAATCCCCCGGATGTTGTCGACGCTGTGCTCGTACAGAGGGATTCGGGTGTGCCCGTGGCGGGTAATGAGCTCCACCAGTTCGGCCATGCGCGCGCCGGTTTCTGCACACACCATGTCCATGCGGGGCACCATAATCTCACGTACCTGCGTCTCGCCGAACTCAAAGATGGAATGGATCATCTCCCGCTCTTCCTCCTCCAGGTAGCCATGCTGGTCGGCTACCGCGACCATCGCCTTCAGCTCATCCTGCGAAAGGGCAAGCCCCTCGGGACGACTGCCGGCAAGGCGGGCCACTCCGTCAGCCACAGCGTTGAGGAGGAGGGTAACCGGGTACAGGAGGTACCAGAGCACCAGTACGAAGCCTGACAGGCGGGTTGCCATGCAGAGAGAGTTACGCGTGGCCACCAGTTTCGGCGAAAGCTCTGCAAAGACCAAGATTGCCACCGTGATGAGCACGCCCGCAAGGGTAGCGGCTAAGTTGCGGCTCAGGCCCAGCGGATCGGCAAGACGCGTAAAGGTGAGCGTCGCCACCACGGCAGCCGCCACATTGGCCGCGGTATTGGCTGTCAGGATGGTGACCAGGAGCCGGCGTGGCTGCGCGCGAAGACGCACAATCTGGGCTGCGGAACCCTTCCCCGCCTCGCGCAACCGTTCAAGCTCCAAGTGGGAAAGGGCGAAAAACGACGTCTCCGCCGCCGACGTCATCGCCGAGATCCCTATCAGCAGCACGAGAAAGATCAGCCCAAACAGCACCGAGCCGAACACTGCTCAATTCCCTCTCTTGCTTCCTGCGGGAGCAGCCGCTTGCCTTCCCTCGAAGAGTCTCAGGTATTCCTCCTGGCGCGCGTGCATCTGTGTCGCGGCATCGCCGTCCCGGTCGTCGTAGCCGAGCAAGTGGAGCAGACCGTGCACAACCAGGCGACAAACTTCGTTTTCAAAGCTCACGCCCACAGTGCGGGCCTGTTCCTCCGCCCGGTCCAGGCTCACATAAACTTCGCCATCCAGCGCGTCCGGCCCATCACCCAACGGAAAAGCGACTACGTCAGTAGGGTAGTCGTGCCCAAGGAAACGCCTGTTCAGCTCCTGCAGCCGGTCATCGTCGCAAAGCACTATGTTGACCTCGCCCGGCTCCCTGCCACCCTCGGAGCCGAGGACCAGCTCCGCCAGCCTCTTGATCCGCCGCACCAGAAAACGCCTTCTGGGGTGGGCATTGAACACCCGCACCATATCGCGTTTCTCCCTCACCGCCTGACCTCCGGGCCGGCGGCCTCCTGGGCCTCGCTCTTCGGGTACTCCAGCCGGCGGTGGTAACGCCCGATGAGGAATTTGAGAAAGGCCTCGCCCACCTTGTTCAGGTCGCGCAAGGTGAGAGGACTCTCATCCAGTTCTCCTGCGCGGAACCGGTCGTCGATGATCTGCGAAACCAGGGCCCTGAGCCTGCTCACGGAGGGCTCGCGCAGGGAGCGCGATGCTGCCTCCACGGCATCGGCGAGCATGAGTAATGCGGCCTCCTTTGTCTGTGGTTTAGGCCCCGGGTAGCGGAATTCGTCTTCCCGCACTGCATTGCCACCATTTTGCCCCTTTGCCTTCTCGTAGAAGTAGGCCATCACAGAGGTGCCATGGTGTTGTTCGAGGCAATCGCGGATCTCCGCGGGCAGTCCGTGTTCCTTGGCCATTTCCGCACCGCGCCGCACATGGTTGACCAAAAGCAGGGCACTCATCGTAGGGCTCAGCCGGTCCTGCGGGTTGCGGCCGCCACGTTGGTTCTCGACGAAATACTCGGGCTTTTCCATCTTGCCGATGTCGTGGTAGTAGGCGCCCACCCGCACCAGTAGGGCATTGGCACCGATGACCTCCGCCCCTGCCTCGGCTAAATTGCCTACCATGATACTGTGGTGGTAAGTCCCCGGTGCCACCAGGGCCAGCTCGCGCAGCAAAGGATTGTTGAGGTCGGAAAGCTCCAGATAGGTCATGTCGGTGGTGATTTCGAAGGCCAGCTCCAGCACCACCACCAGGCCGTAGGTTATCAACGGGCTCACAATACCGTTGGTCAGACCATACGTCCATTCTTTCGCTAACGCCGACAACGGTGCCTCGCGCAGGAGGCCGAGAACCGTGATGCACACGGCG carries:
- a CDS encoding DUF2961 domain-containing protein, with protein sequence MKKHLLWATGLLALVVLPHWVLAQARVEDFSLGRLPYFKQSRLRQISSFDTTGGNADRLVIPRGQTAVLADIKGAGVITRIWLTIASRDPYFLRRIVLRMYWDDESSPSVLCPVGDFFGTGFAYTHYTSLLLGMSSGGYYCYFPMPFARRARIEVTNETDYDIDSFYYHIDYQEVDKLEKNVGRFHAYWRREAQTAAGKNYTILDAEGYGHFVGCILNMQGRSGDITFLEGDEMIYVDGETTPSIYGTGTEDYFTSGWYFNRGTYPGALHGCIIKDEEQAKVVAYRFHVGDAIPFRRSLLATIEHGHGNEVPSDYSSVAFWYQREPHKPLTPLPPPKARIPLRVIVPPGVVEAEDLAAQVLVGDREKVVLRAEEMTTHGAEWSNGKQLACTGLATGDQVAVTFPVAMSDRYDVCCFMTKGPAYGQVRIALAGHPQEVVFDGYAPETTHAGAVELRDVKLPQGEHFLVLASVGRATTASGQDIGLDCILLRPRRQFVEEWLLIGPFDAGAEEDGAYGLLTAWPPEREIDLSATYTGKGGKPISWQNVRADSTGFVNMDALLTPNDYTAAYALTYVYSPKPRTVPVLIGSDDGVRLWVNDVLVVHNPALRPPSPDQDQVAVQLQAGWNKLLVKVVDVLGFWGFYLRIPDPEGELLFSTTPK
- a CDS encoding radical SAM protein, coding for MEYRPSYLALYERGKLEERIVALRAVLRSCALCARRCGVDRLAGEVGYCKAGKAAVVSSAFPHCGEEVPLVGMHGSGTIFLAHCNLRCVFCQNWEISHGGEGREVSPQALAEMMLALQRAGCHNINFVTPTHFVPQIVEALPLAIQGGLNVPLVYNCGGYEAVETIRLLEGIFDIYMPDAKFGDQSWAARYCDAPDYFAVNKQALREMHRQVGELKVDALGIAYRGLLIRHLVIPNGVAGSEAVLRFIVEELSADSYVNIMAQYRPCYRAHQFPEIARAVSPKEVAGVIALARRLGLHRGFEEYRGALW
- a CDS encoding GIY-YIG nuclease family protein, which encodes MRLVWLTAQAIATGALRSAALRTAVSYVLVVRLRRPFAGLVGKLGRCRLEPGHYLYVGSARRGMARRVARHVRRQKVRRWHIDYLTSARAATVLGVVLSADQSECMLRKYLQERGCLPVLPGFGASDCSSGCESHLLRLAERDFLPVDLLRNEAQDGVQTFVLGAL
- a CDS encoding YfiM family protein, with the protein product MLRSLALLLLLGFALLAKGEALAQAPTARQRGEPQVSTSHKAALVPASLGFSAEKRSVVRSDSSAGLLPSMGGGEPRLPDLRLQRLVLAAAGLVAANTAAYAHFHKVWWDHPRTRFHLYRGWRRTSGSYDLGFDDSLWHHVDKCGHLYSASLLSRYGAATARWVGLSENQADWAGFALASLLMLEIELYDGFFAEWGFSLGDLLANEAGAAFPILQRRHPRLQRVNIKWSYHPSGDPCYGRYMVEDYAGMTFWLCLDAHLLLPQVVRRYWPDVVDVAVGYGTTDKIGGRKEVYLALDLDLRKVHFRSSVLRTVAETLNIVHMPAPTVRIHPRAGWHLLYL
- a CDS encoding hemolysin family protein → MFGSVLFGLIFLVLLIGISAMTSAAETSFFALSHLELERLREAGKGSAAQIVRLRAQPRRLLVTILTANTAANVAAAVVATLTFTRLADPLGLSRNLAATLAGVLITVAILVFAELSPKLVATRNSLCMATRLSGFVLVLWYLLYPVTLLLNAVADGVARLAGSRPEGLALSQDELKAMVAVADQHGYLEEEEREMIHSIFEFGETQVREIMVPRMDMVCAETGARMAELVELITRHGHTRIPLYEHSVDNIRGIIHAKDLLPYLNQPEARPSLESLARPAIFVPESKPINDMLKEFQAQRTHMAIVVDEYGGTVGLVTLEDVIEEIVGEIQDEYDEEPSLVRRINDRTWLVDAKINIEELNEALGLQLPTEEGYDTLGGFLLQRMGHLPQQKEEVREGNTVFVIERVVKRRIKRVRITKGSSAPGA
- the ybeY gene encoding rRNA maturation RNase YbeY; this translates as MREKRDMVRVFNAHPRRRFLVRRIKRLAELVLGSEGGREPGEVNIVLCDDDRLQELNRRFLGHDYPTDVVAFPLGDGPDALDGEVYVSLDRAEEQARTVGVSFENEVCRLVVHGLLHLLGYDDRDGDAATQMHARQEEYLRLFEGRQAAAPAGSKRGN